One genomic region from Pyxicephalus adspersus chromosome 1, UCB_Pads_2.0, whole genome shotgun sequence encodes:
- the LOC140324891 gene encoding interstitial collagenase-like: MVQVQSVLLLSLCYGAFATPTPENNADVSSEDQRFALDYLNKFYIKTRKSGNTFGERIKEMQKFFGMKITGRLDTDTMRVMKTPRCGMPDVADFRAFPGRPRWQRTSLTYRIQNYTPDLPREVVDDSIQKALNVWSQVTPLKFRKVTRGPADILIQFSRRSHGDQFPFDGPNGVLAHAYAPGEGIGGDAHFDEDERWTNTRADFNLFLVAAHEFGHSLGLDHSNDRRALMFPNYRYVNTNNFRLSQDDIDGIQSLYGRRRK; encoded by the exons ATGGTCCAAGTTCAAAGTGTCCTTCTTCTGTCGCTGTGCTATGGAGCTTTTGCAACGCCAACACCGGAAAACAATGCAGACGTCAGTTCAGAAGATCAGAGGTTTGCACTG GACTACCTAAACAAGTTTTATATAAAGACCAGAAAATCAGGAAACACATTTGGAGAGAGAATCAAAGAAATGCAAAAGTTCTTTGGAATGAAGATAACAGGGCGGTTGGACACAGACACAATGAGAGTAATGAAAACCCCAAGATGTGGCATGCCTGATGTGGCAGATTTCAGAGCTTTCCCTGGAAGACCAAGATGGCAAAGAACTTCCTTGACCTACAG AATACAGAATTATACTCCTGACCTACCCAGGGAAGTGGTTGATGACTCAATACAGAAAGCGCTTAATGTGTGGAGCCAAGTGACTCCTCTGAAATTCAGAAAGGTCACAAGAGGACCAGCAGATATACTCATACAATTTTCAAGACGTT CACACGGTGATCAGTTTCCTTTTGATGGTCCCAACGGTGTGCTGGCCCATGCCTACGCTCCAGGTGAAGGAATAGGAGGCGATGCCCACTTTGATGAAGATGAAAGATGGACAAACACAAGAGCag attttaatttatttctggtGGCTGCACATGAATTCGGTCATTCTTTGGGTCTGGATCACTCTAACGATCGCAGAGCTTTGATGTTCCCAAACTATCGTTATGTGAACACGAACAACTTCCGCTTGTCTCAAGATGACATTGATGGGATACAGTCCCTGTATGGCAGAAGACGCAAGTAA
- the LOC140324874 gene encoding stromelysin-1-like isoform X2, whose product MPVSASVTRSPRSPDFFSSVVQLHQSPPTACDWTVTNKAESFLYLPGVFIPEDSELHWKMQRIVNYTPDITKNEVDFAVAQALRIWSEATPLQFLQIFSGNADIMISFASKAHGDFIPFDGPLGVLAHAYAPSEDIGGDTHFDEDEQWTLSGKAGTNIFLVALHELGHALGLEHSQDQRAIMYPTLLDNSAVDPTKFKLYSDDIAGIQALYGAKTTNSNPTKLPQPKPTKIPKPIPTRKQPKPTNIPKPRPKPTRISKPIPTMKPRPTATKQPKPTDAPKNPVVPERCNPTLGFDAVTRMRGDLLFFRNEVFWRKNARTRSVDTFSINTVWPSLGRVDAAYEFAARDVVYLFKGQQYWATSGFKMLWGYPRPITNFGFPKSVEKIDAAMFLKEENKAIFFVEDKYWSFDHNKNKMDSKSPRKIKDGFPGIEKKVEAAFQNIDYLYFSNGADQIEYSSRRQLVLRTIANYRWLNCD is encoded by the exons ATGCCTGTCAGTGCATCTGTAACTCGTTCTCCCAGGAGCCCTGATTTTTTCTCATCTGTAGTTCAGTTACACCAGTCACCTCCcacagcttgtgattggacagtgacaAATAAAGCAG aaagtttccTCTACCTTCCTGGAGTATTCATTCCCGAGGATTCAGAGCTACATTGGAAAATGCAGAG AATTGTCAATTACACACCAGATATCACTAAAAATGAGGTAGATTTTGCTGTGGCTCAAGCTTTGAGGATATGGAGTGAGGCCACACCATTGCAATTTCTTCAAATTTTCAGTGGCAATGCTGACATCATGATTTCATTTGCATCTAAAG CCCATGGGGATTTCATTCCATTTGATGGCCCACTTGGAGTTTTGGCCCATGCTTATGCACCAAGTGAAGATATTGGTGGAGATACTCATTTTGATGAAGATGAGCAATGGACACTAAGTGGTAAAG caggaaCTAATATTTTCCTTGTTGCTCTTCATGAGCTTGGACATGCTTTGGGACTGGAGCACTCACAAGACCAACGTGCCATAATGTATCCAACCTTACTGGATAATTCAGCTGTGGATCCCACTAAGTTTAAACTCTATTCAGATGATATTGCTGGAATCCAAGCTCTCTATG GAGCAAAAACTACAAATTCCAATCCAACAAAGCTTCCACAGCCTAAACCGACAAAGATTCCCAAGCCAATTCCCACAAGGAAACAGCCAAAGCCAACAAATATACCAAAACCCAGGCCTAAACCAACAAGAATCTCTAAGCCTATTCCTACCATGAAACCTCGACCAACAGCCACCAAACAGCCTAAGCCAACTGATGCCCCCAAAAATCCAGTAGTGCCAGAGAGATGTAACCCAACCTTGGGGTTTGATGCCGTCACCAGAATGAGGGGAGATTTGCTGTTCTTCAGGAATGA agttttttggagaaaaaatgcAAGAACGCGCAGTGTTGACACCTTCTCTATTAATACAGTGTGGCCAAGCTTGGGAAGAGTTGATGCAGCATATGAGTTTGCTGCCAGAGATGTTGTCTATCTCTTTAAAG GGCAGCAGTACTGGGCTACGAGTGGCTTTAAAATGCTCTGGGGATATCCTCGACCCATCACCAATTTTGGATTTCCAAAATCTGTGGAGAAAATAgatgctgcaatgtttttgaaggaagaaaacaaagcaattttCTTTGTAGAAGACAAATATTGGAG ctTTGATCATAACAAGAACAAAATGGACTCCAAATCACCAAGGAAGATAAAAGATGGCTTCCCAGGAATTGAGAAAAAAGTAGAGGCTGCATTCCAGAACATAG attatctgtatttctctaacgGCGCAGACCAGATTGAGTACAGTTCAAGAAGGCAGCTTGTTCTCCGTACCATTGCCAACTATCGTTGGCTAAACTGCGACTGA
- the LOC140324874 gene encoding stromelysin-1-like isoform X1 produces MTNPMEEKIKAMQSFFSLNVTGKIDKETMAIMLKPRCGVPDVHRFSHFPGKPKWQKTMITYRIVNYTPDITKNEVDFAVAQALRIWSEATPLQFLQIFSGNADIMISFASKAHGDFIPFDGPLGVLAHAYAPSEDIGGDTHFDEDEQWTLSGKAGTNIFLVALHELGHALGLEHSQDQRAIMYPTLLDNSAVDPTKFKLYSDDIAGIQALYGAKTTNSNPTKLPQPKPTKIPKPIPTRKQPKPTNIPKPRPKPTRISKPIPTMKPRPTATKQPKPTDAPKNPVVPERCNPTLGFDAVTRMRGDLLFFRNEVFWRKNARTRSVDTFSINTVWPSLGRVDAAYEFAARDVVYLFKGQQYWATSGFKMLWGYPRPITNFGFPKSVEKIDAAMFLKEENKAIFFVEDKYWSFDHNKNKMDSKSPRKIKDGFPGIEKKVEAAFQNIDYLYFSNGADQIEYSSRRQLVLRTIANYRWLNCD; encoded by the exons ATGACCAACCCAATGGAGGAAAAAATCAAAGCCATGCAATCTTTTTTCAGTCTTAATGTGACTGGTAAAATAGACAAGGAGACCATGGCGATAATGTTGAAACCTCGTTGTGGAGTTCCAGATGTGCACAGGTTCAGCCACTTCCCAGGAAAACCAAAATGGCAGAAGACAATGATAACCTACAG AATTGTCAATTACACACCAGATATCACTAAAAATGAGGTAGATTTTGCTGTGGCTCAAGCTTTGAGGATATGGAGTGAGGCCACACCATTGCAATTTCTTCAAATTTTCAGTGGCAATGCTGACATCATGATTTCATTTGCATCTAAAG CCCATGGGGATTTCATTCCATTTGATGGCCCACTTGGAGTTTTGGCCCATGCTTATGCACCAAGTGAAGATATTGGTGGAGATACTCATTTTGATGAAGATGAGCAATGGACACTAAGTGGTAAAG caggaaCTAATATTTTCCTTGTTGCTCTTCATGAGCTTGGACATGCTTTGGGACTGGAGCACTCACAAGACCAACGTGCCATAATGTATCCAACCTTACTGGATAATTCAGCTGTGGATCCCACTAAGTTTAAACTCTATTCAGATGATATTGCTGGAATCCAAGCTCTCTATG GAGCAAAAACTACAAATTCCAATCCAACAAAGCTTCCACAGCCTAAACCGACAAAGATTCCCAAGCCAATTCCCACAAGGAAACAGCCAAAGCCAACAAATATACCAAAACCCAGGCCTAAACCAACAAGAATCTCTAAGCCTATTCCTACCATGAAACCTCGACCAACAGCCACCAAACAGCCTAAGCCAACTGATGCCCCCAAAAATCCAGTAGTGCCAGAGAGATGTAACCCAACCTTGGGGTTTGATGCCGTCACCAGAATGAGGGGAGATTTGCTGTTCTTCAGGAATGA agttttttggagaaaaaatgcAAGAACGCGCAGTGTTGACACCTTCTCTATTAATACAGTGTGGCCAAGCTTGGGAAGAGTTGATGCAGCATATGAGTTTGCTGCCAGAGATGTTGTCTATCTCTTTAAAG GGCAGCAGTACTGGGCTACGAGTGGCTTTAAAATGCTCTGGGGATATCCTCGACCCATCACCAATTTTGGATTTCCAAAATCTGTGGAGAAAATAgatgctgcaatgtttttgaaggaagaaaacaaagcaattttCTTTGTAGAAGACAAATATTGGAG ctTTGATCATAACAAGAACAAAATGGACTCCAAATCACCAAGGAAGATAAAAGATGGCTTCCCAGGAATTGAGAAAAAAGTAGAGGCTGCATTCCAGAACATAG attatctgtatttctctaacgGCGCAGACCAGATTGAGTACAGTTCAAGAAGGCAGCTTGTTCTCCGTACCATTGCCAACTATCGTTGGCTAAACTGCGACTGA